One genomic window of Cricetulus griseus strain 17A/GY chromosome 3, alternate assembly CriGri-PICRH-1.0, whole genome shotgun sequence includes the following:
- the Znf438 gene encoding zinc finger protein 438 isoform X4 has product MRNSSLVPPKDQDESNIPSGTAQSGKSLQNKSQFRTIAPKIVPKVLTSRVLPCPSSLSDQRSLALSSKPLGIPTQNYALMQVAGQEGTFSLFALPNVASTQPIQKPRMSLHENLKLPIPRYQPPSNKGLRKKQDLSPRKSSWNERPGPVQTCQISPSPQAHPEPPHKTSPLKQMPTLNSSSTIKTTTLTNSIGQGDSNPLVTSSCGDLKLPTIPACATEDSSSPQSLPAIMQKADCTRKEVPTKPAVAGEELKDRVAPAHTVFSSVVQLVSLVPKGKLPILPFSRVIATEVGKVESDVDNAKLSSSGCRANCDERLPITERFDAATTMPSKVTALHGSKQNACESAFSPVTKLDLSHKVKPSSGAVKRKGRKWKVPDEILALQGKRRKYIIGMCGDGVERGRNSPQEPRDQKPKATSRKYRSIMPKPVIVMSALAPLESPAAALQSQAPSSLGQDALLNNALPPKCLVSKQSDSPAPKFSSGLRNGFSGIKKPWHMCPICNHHFQFKHHLLDHMNTHTNRRPYSCGICRKAYVRPGSLSAHMKLHHGENRPRKLVCCEFCAKVFGHVRVYFGHLKEVHRVVISTEPSSSEQQPGDTSRNKDRDTYVQRPDGPLERETKSSLEEDFLLNQAGQWLELLTKFRSMSSGH; this is encoded by the exons ATGAATCAAACATCCCTTCTGGAACAGCGCAGAGTGGAAAAAGCTTACAGAATAAGAGTCAGTTTAGGACCATTGCACCAAAAATTGTGCCTAAAGTCTTAACATCCAGAGTGCTACCCTGTCCTTCCTCACTTTCTGACCAACGGAGTCTGGCTCTCTCCTCCAAGCCTCTGGGCATACCCACCCAGAACTATGCTTTGATGCAGGTGGCTGGCCAGGAGGGCAcgttttctctttttgctttacCGAATGTTGCCTCAACTCAGCCAATTCAGAAGCCAAGAATGTCCCTGCATGAAAACCTTAAACTGCCTATTCCTCGATACCAACCACCAAGTAACAAAGGGTTAAGAAAGAAACAGGATTTGAGCCCTCGCAAGAGTAGCTGGAATGAACGTCCTGGCCCAGTCCAGACATGCCAAATATCCCCTTCCCCACAAGCCCATCCTGAACCGCCTCACAAGACCAGCCCATTGAAACAAATGCCCACTTTAAACTCTTCCTCCACCATCAAGACAACTACACTGACCAATAGTATTGGCCAAGGAGATTCAAATCCTCTAGTAACCAGCAGCTGTGGAGACCTGAAGCTTCCTACCATCCCAGCATGTGCTACAGAGGATTCCTCTTCCCCACAGAGCCTCCCAGCAATCATGCAGAAGGCAGACTGTACCAGGAAGGAGGTGCCCACTAAGCCTGCTGTTGCTGGTGAAGAGCTTAAAGACCGGGTGGCTCCTGCACACACTGTCTTTAGCAGTGTGGTTCAGTTGGTCTCATTAGTACCAAAGGGTAAACTGCCCATCCTGCCCTTTTCAAGAGTGATAGCTACAGAGGTGGGCAAAGTGGAATCAGATGTTGATAATGCCAAACTGTCTTCATCTGGATGCAGGGCCAACTGTGATGAGAGACTGCCCATCACAGAAAGGTTTGATGCAGCCACCACGATGCCCAGCAAGGTAACTGCTCTGCATGGGTCCAAGCAGAATGCTTGTGAAAGTGCCTTCAGTCCTGTCACTAAATTAGATCTCAGCCACAAAGTAAAACCAAGCAGTGGGGCagtaaagagaaaaggaagaaaatggaaagtgcCAGATGAGATTTTAGCATTGCAGGGCAAAAGGAGGAAATACATTATTGGTATGTGTGGAGATGGTGTGGAAAGGGGAAGAAACAGTCCCCAAGAACCCAGAGACCAGAAGCCCAAGGCTACTTCGAGAAAGTATCGTAGCATCATGCCCAAGCCTGTCATCGTCATGTCTGCTTTAGCACCCCTGGAATCCCCTGCAGCTGCACTGCAGTCCCAGGCTCCCAGCAGCTTAGGTCAGGATGCTCTGCTGAATAATGCACTGCCTCCGAAATGCCTTGTCTCCAAGCAGAGTGACAGCCCTGCCCCAAAGTTCAGCTCTGGGCTCAGAAACGGATTCTCTGGCATTAAGAAGCCCTGGCACATGTGTCCCATCTGTAACCACCACTTCCAATTCAAACACCACCTTCTGGaccacatgaatacacacactaACAGACGGCCTTACAGTTGTGGGATCTGTCGAAAGGCCTATGTCCGTCCTGGCAGCTTGAGTGCGCATATGAAACTTCACCATGGTGAGAATCGTCCCAGGAAACTAGTGTGCTGTGAGTTTTGTGCAAAAGTGTTTGGTCATGTTCGAGTCTATTTTGGCCATCTGAAGGAGGTACACAGGGTTGTGATCAGCACAGAGCCCTCCTCCAGTGAACAGCAGCCAGGAGACACATCAAGGAACAAGGACAGAGATACCTATGTGCAGAGACCGGATGGCCCACTGGAGAG GGAAACCAAGTCAAGTTTGGAAGAAGATTTCCTTCTAAACCAGGCAG GGCAGTGGCTGGAGTTGCTGACTAAATTTAGAAGCATGTCATCAGGACACTGA
- the Znf438 gene encoding zinc finger protein 438 isoform X1, whose amino-acid sequence MRNSSLVPPKDQDESNIPSGTAQSGKSLQNKSQFRTIAPKIVPKVLTSRVLPCPSSLSDQRSLALSSKPLGIPTQNYALMQVAGQEGTFSLFALPNVASTQPIQKPRMSLHENLKLPIPRYQPPSNKGLRKKQDLSPRKSSWNERPGPVQTCQISPSPQAHPEPPHKTSPLKQMPTLNSSSTIKTTTLTNSIGQGDSNPLVTSSCGDLKLPTIPACATEDSSSPQSLPAIMQKADCTRKEVPTKPAVAGEELKDRVAPAHTVFSSVVQLVSLVPKGKLPILPFSRVIATEVGKVESDVDNAKLSSSGCRANCDERLPITERFDAATTMPSKVTALHGSKQNACESAFSPVTKLDLSHKVKPSSGAVKRKGRKWKVPDEILALQGKRRKYIIGMCGDGVERGRNSPQEPRDQKPKATSRKYRSIMPKPVIVMSALAPLESPAAALQSQAPSSLGQDALLNNALPPKCLVSKQSDSPAPKFSSGLRNGFSGIKKPWHMCPICNHHFQFKHHLLDHMNTHTNRRPYSCGICRKAYVRPGSLSAHMKLHHGENRPRKLVCCEFCAKVFGHVRVYFGHLKEVHRVVISTEPSSSEQQPGDTSRNKDRDTYVQRPDGPLERETKSSLEEDFLLNQAGKVKLQIRCARCQITAQSFAEIKFHLLHVHGEEIQGRLQEVILPGSRVGLPHQKQHPERRKQAKPWASVEDSLACPKVKRQPPCHQNREEAQAGSEGGQWGMSSPQHPTKLLWSHSGFNCLLCAKMLGRKEDLLLHWVRQHNCEDPARLWAILGAISNQGAPEFLSEVRQ is encoded by the exons ATGAATCAAACATCCCTTCTGGAACAGCGCAGAGTGGAAAAAGCTTACAGAATAAGAGTCAGTTTAGGACCATTGCACCAAAAATTGTGCCTAAAGTCTTAACATCCAGAGTGCTACCCTGTCCTTCCTCACTTTCTGACCAACGGAGTCTGGCTCTCTCCTCCAAGCCTCTGGGCATACCCACCCAGAACTATGCTTTGATGCAGGTGGCTGGCCAGGAGGGCAcgttttctctttttgctttacCGAATGTTGCCTCAACTCAGCCAATTCAGAAGCCAAGAATGTCCCTGCATGAAAACCTTAAACTGCCTATTCCTCGATACCAACCACCAAGTAACAAAGGGTTAAGAAAGAAACAGGATTTGAGCCCTCGCAAGAGTAGCTGGAATGAACGTCCTGGCCCAGTCCAGACATGCCAAATATCCCCTTCCCCACAAGCCCATCCTGAACCGCCTCACAAGACCAGCCCATTGAAACAAATGCCCACTTTAAACTCTTCCTCCACCATCAAGACAACTACACTGACCAATAGTATTGGCCAAGGAGATTCAAATCCTCTAGTAACCAGCAGCTGTGGAGACCTGAAGCTTCCTACCATCCCAGCATGTGCTACAGAGGATTCCTCTTCCCCACAGAGCCTCCCAGCAATCATGCAGAAGGCAGACTGTACCAGGAAGGAGGTGCCCACTAAGCCTGCTGTTGCTGGTGAAGAGCTTAAAGACCGGGTGGCTCCTGCACACACTGTCTTTAGCAGTGTGGTTCAGTTGGTCTCATTAGTACCAAAGGGTAAACTGCCCATCCTGCCCTTTTCAAGAGTGATAGCTACAGAGGTGGGCAAAGTGGAATCAGATGTTGATAATGCCAAACTGTCTTCATCTGGATGCAGGGCCAACTGTGATGAGAGACTGCCCATCACAGAAAGGTTTGATGCAGCCACCACGATGCCCAGCAAGGTAACTGCTCTGCATGGGTCCAAGCAGAATGCTTGTGAAAGTGCCTTCAGTCCTGTCACTAAATTAGATCTCAGCCACAAAGTAAAACCAAGCAGTGGGGCagtaaagagaaaaggaagaaaatggaaagtgcCAGATGAGATTTTAGCATTGCAGGGCAAAAGGAGGAAATACATTATTGGTATGTGTGGAGATGGTGTGGAAAGGGGAAGAAACAGTCCCCAAGAACCCAGAGACCAGAAGCCCAAGGCTACTTCGAGAAAGTATCGTAGCATCATGCCCAAGCCTGTCATCGTCATGTCTGCTTTAGCACCCCTGGAATCCCCTGCAGCTGCACTGCAGTCCCAGGCTCCCAGCAGCTTAGGTCAGGATGCTCTGCTGAATAATGCACTGCCTCCGAAATGCCTTGTCTCCAAGCAGAGTGACAGCCCTGCCCCAAAGTTCAGCTCTGGGCTCAGAAACGGATTCTCTGGCATTAAGAAGCCCTGGCACATGTGTCCCATCTGTAACCACCACTTCCAATTCAAACACCACCTTCTGGaccacatgaatacacacactaACAGACGGCCTTACAGTTGTGGGATCTGTCGAAAGGCCTATGTCCGTCCTGGCAGCTTGAGTGCGCATATGAAACTTCACCATGGTGAGAATCGTCCCAGGAAACTAGTGTGCTGTGAGTTTTGTGCAAAAGTGTTTGGTCATGTTCGAGTCTATTTTGGCCATCTGAAGGAGGTACACAGGGTTGTGATCAGCACAGAGCCCTCCTCCAGTGAACAGCAGCCAGGAGACACATCAAGGAACAAGGACAGAGATACCTATGTGCAGAGACCGGATGGCCCACTGGAGAG GGAAACCAAGTCAAGTTTGGAAGAAGATTTCCTTCTAAACCAGGCAGGTAAAGTCAAGTTGCAAATCAGATGTGCCCGTTGTCAAATCACTGCTCAGTCTTTTGCTGAAATAAAGTTCCATTTGCTTCATGTTCACGGGGAAGAGATCCAAGGCCGGCTTCAGGAGGTAATCTTACCAGGCAGCAGAGTGGGGCTTCCCCACCAGAAGCAGCAccctgagagaaggaagcaggcaAAGCCCTGGGCCTCTGTGGAGGACTCCCTAGCATGTCCTAAAGTGAAAAGGCAACCACCCTGTCATCAGAACAGGGaggaagcacaggcaggaagtgaaggtGGCCAGTGGGGAATGAGCAGCCCACAGCACCCCACCAAGCTTCTCTGGTCCCATTCAGGCTTTAACTGCCTGCTCTGTGCCAAGAtgctggggaggaaggaagacctGCTTCTCCACTGGGTACGCCAGCACAACTGTGAGGACCCCGCCAGACTCTGGGCTATCCTGGGGGCCATCTCTAACCAGGGAGCTCCTGAATTCCTCAGTGAAGTAAGGCAGTGA
- the Znf438 gene encoding zinc finger protein 438 isoform X3 produces MRNSSLVPPKDQDESNIPSGTAQSGKSLQNKSQFRTIAPKIVPKVLTSRVLPCPSSLSDQRSLALSSKPLGIPTQNYALMQVAGQEGTFSLFALPNVASTQPIQKPRMSLHENLKLPIPRYQPPSNKGLRKKQDLSPRKSSWNERPGPVQTCQISPSPQAHPEPPHKTSPLKQMPTLNSSSTIKTTTLTNSIGQGDSNPLVTSSCGDLKLPTIPACATEDSSSPQSLPAIMQKADCTRKEVPTKPAVAGEELKDRVAPAHTVFSSVVQLVSLVPKGKLPILPFSRVIATEVGKVESDVDNAKLSSSGCRANCDERLPITERFDAATTMPSKVTALHGSKQNACESAFSPVTKLDLSHKVKPSSGAVKRKGRKWKVPDEILALQGKRRKYIIGMCGDGVERGRNSPQEPRDQKPKATSRKYRSIMPKPVIVMSALAPLESPAAALQSQAPSSLGQDALLNNALPPKCLVSKQSDSPAPKFSSGLRNGFSGIKKPWHMCPICNHHFQFKHHLLDHMNTHTNRRPYSCGICRKAYVRPGSLSAHMKLHHGENRPRKLVCCEFCAKVFGHVRVYFGHLKEVHRVVISTEPSSSEQQPGDTSRNKDRDTYVQRPDGPLERETKSSLEEDFLLNQAGKVKLQIRCARCQITAQSFAEIKFHLLHVHGEEIQGRLQEGSGWSC; encoded by the exons ATGAATCAAACATCCCTTCTGGAACAGCGCAGAGTGGAAAAAGCTTACAGAATAAGAGTCAGTTTAGGACCATTGCACCAAAAATTGTGCCTAAAGTCTTAACATCCAGAGTGCTACCCTGTCCTTCCTCACTTTCTGACCAACGGAGTCTGGCTCTCTCCTCCAAGCCTCTGGGCATACCCACCCAGAACTATGCTTTGATGCAGGTGGCTGGCCAGGAGGGCAcgttttctctttttgctttacCGAATGTTGCCTCAACTCAGCCAATTCAGAAGCCAAGAATGTCCCTGCATGAAAACCTTAAACTGCCTATTCCTCGATACCAACCACCAAGTAACAAAGGGTTAAGAAAGAAACAGGATTTGAGCCCTCGCAAGAGTAGCTGGAATGAACGTCCTGGCCCAGTCCAGACATGCCAAATATCCCCTTCCCCACAAGCCCATCCTGAACCGCCTCACAAGACCAGCCCATTGAAACAAATGCCCACTTTAAACTCTTCCTCCACCATCAAGACAACTACACTGACCAATAGTATTGGCCAAGGAGATTCAAATCCTCTAGTAACCAGCAGCTGTGGAGACCTGAAGCTTCCTACCATCCCAGCATGTGCTACAGAGGATTCCTCTTCCCCACAGAGCCTCCCAGCAATCATGCAGAAGGCAGACTGTACCAGGAAGGAGGTGCCCACTAAGCCTGCTGTTGCTGGTGAAGAGCTTAAAGACCGGGTGGCTCCTGCACACACTGTCTTTAGCAGTGTGGTTCAGTTGGTCTCATTAGTACCAAAGGGTAAACTGCCCATCCTGCCCTTTTCAAGAGTGATAGCTACAGAGGTGGGCAAAGTGGAATCAGATGTTGATAATGCCAAACTGTCTTCATCTGGATGCAGGGCCAACTGTGATGAGAGACTGCCCATCACAGAAAGGTTTGATGCAGCCACCACGATGCCCAGCAAGGTAACTGCTCTGCATGGGTCCAAGCAGAATGCTTGTGAAAGTGCCTTCAGTCCTGTCACTAAATTAGATCTCAGCCACAAAGTAAAACCAAGCAGTGGGGCagtaaagagaaaaggaagaaaatggaaagtgcCAGATGAGATTTTAGCATTGCAGGGCAAAAGGAGGAAATACATTATTGGTATGTGTGGAGATGGTGTGGAAAGGGGAAGAAACAGTCCCCAAGAACCCAGAGACCAGAAGCCCAAGGCTACTTCGAGAAAGTATCGTAGCATCATGCCCAAGCCTGTCATCGTCATGTCTGCTTTAGCACCCCTGGAATCCCCTGCAGCTGCACTGCAGTCCCAGGCTCCCAGCAGCTTAGGTCAGGATGCTCTGCTGAATAATGCACTGCCTCCGAAATGCCTTGTCTCCAAGCAGAGTGACAGCCCTGCCCCAAAGTTCAGCTCTGGGCTCAGAAACGGATTCTCTGGCATTAAGAAGCCCTGGCACATGTGTCCCATCTGTAACCACCACTTCCAATTCAAACACCACCTTCTGGaccacatgaatacacacactaACAGACGGCCTTACAGTTGTGGGATCTGTCGAAAGGCCTATGTCCGTCCTGGCAGCTTGAGTGCGCATATGAAACTTCACCATGGTGAGAATCGTCCCAGGAAACTAGTGTGCTGTGAGTTTTGTGCAAAAGTGTTTGGTCATGTTCGAGTCTATTTTGGCCATCTGAAGGAGGTACACAGGGTTGTGATCAGCACAGAGCCCTCCTCCAGTGAACAGCAGCCAGGAGACACATCAAGGAACAAGGACAGAGATACCTATGTGCAGAGACCGGATGGCCCACTGGAGAG GGAAACCAAGTCAAGTTTGGAAGAAGATTTCCTTCTAAACCAGGCAGGTAAAGTCAAGTTGCAAATCAGATGTGCCCGTTGTCAAATCACTGCTCAGTCTTTTGCTGAAATAAAGTTCCATTTGCTTCATGTTCACGGGGAAGAGATCCAAGGCCGGCTTCAGGAG GGCAGTGGCTGGAGTTGCTGA
- the Znf438 gene encoding zinc finger protein 438 isoform X2: MQVAGQEGTFSLFALPNVASTQPIQKPRMSLHENLKLPIPRYQPPSNKGLRKKQDLSPRKSSWNERPGPVQTCQISPSPQAHPEPPHKTSPLKQMPTLNSSSTIKTTTLTNSIGQGDSNPLVTSSCGDLKLPTIPACATEDSSSPQSLPAIMQKADCTRKEVPTKPAVAGEELKDRVAPAHTVFSSVVQLVSLVPKGKLPILPFSRVIATEVGKVESDVDNAKLSSSGCRANCDERLPITERFDAATTMPSKVTALHGSKQNACESAFSPVTKLDLSHKVKPSSGAVKRKGRKWKVPDEILALQGKRRKYIIGMCGDGVERGRNSPQEPRDQKPKATSRKYRSIMPKPVIVMSALAPLESPAAALQSQAPSSLGQDALLNNALPPKCLVSKQSDSPAPKFSSGLRNGFSGIKKPWHMCPICNHHFQFKHHLLDHMNTHTNRRPYSCGICRKAYVRPGSLSAHMKLHHGENRPRKLVCCEFCAKVFGHVRVYFGHLKEVHRVVISTEPSSSEQQPGDTSRNKDRDTYVQRPDGPLERETKSSLEEDFLLNQAGKVKLQIRCARCQITAQSFAEIKFHLLHVHGEEIQGRLQEVILPGSRVGLPHQKQHPERRKQAKPWASVEDSLACPKVKRQPPCHQNREEAQAGSEGGQWGMSSPQHPTKLLWSHSGFNCLLCAKMLGRKEDLLLHWVRQHNCEDPARLWAILGAISNQGAPEFLSEVRQ; the protein is encoded by the exons ATGCAGGTGGCTGGCCAGGAGGGCAcgttttctctttttgctttacCGAATGTTGCCTCAACTCAGCCAATTCAGAAGCCAAGAATGTCCCTGCATGAAAACCTTAAACTGCCTATTCCTCGATACCAACCACCAAGTAACAAAGGGTTAAGAAAGAAACAGGATTTGAGCCCTCGCAAGAGTAGCTGGAATGAACGTCCTGGCCCAGTCCAGACATGCCAAATATCCCCTTCCCCACAAGCCCATCCTGAACCGCCTCACAAGACCAGCCCATTGAAACAAATGCCCACTTTAAACTCTTCCTCCACCATCAAGACAACTACACTGACCAATAGTATTGGCCAAGGAGATTCAAATCCTCTAGTAACCAGCAGCTGTGGAGACCTGAAGCTTCCTACCATCCCAGCATGTGCTACAGAGGATTCCTCTTCCCCACAGAGCCTCCCAGCAATCATGCAGAAGGCAGACTGTACCAGGAAGGAGGTGCCCACTAAGCCTGCTGTTGCTGGTGAAGAGCTTAAAGACCGGGTGGCTCCTGCACACACTGTCTTTAGCAGTGTGGTTCAGTTGGTCTCATTAGTACCAAAGGGTAAACTGCCCATCCTGCCCTTTTCAAGAGTGATAGCTACAGAGGTGGGCAAAGTGGAATCAGATGTTGATAATGCCAAACTGTCTTCATCTGGATGCAGGGCCAACTGTGATGAGAGACTGCCCATCACAGAAAGGTTTGATGCAGCCACCACGATGCCCAGCAAGGTAACTGCTCTGCATGGGTCCAAGCAGAATGCTTGTGAAAGTGCCTTCAGTCCTGTCACTAAATTAGATCTCAGCCACAAAGTAAAACCAAGCAGTGGGGCagtaaagagaaaaggaagaaaatggaaagtgcCAGATGAGATTTTAGCATTGCAGGGCAAAAGGAGGAAATACATTATTGGTATGTGTGGAGATGGTGTGGAAAGGGGAAGAAACAGTCCCCAAGAACCCAGAGACCAGAAGCCCAAGGCTACTTCGAGAAAGTATCGTAGCATCATGCCCAAGCCTGTCATCGTCATGTCTGCTTTAGCACCCCTGGAATCCCCTGCAGCTGCACTGCAGTCCCAGGCTCCCAGCAGCTTAGGTCAGGATGCTCTGCTGAATAATGCACTGCCTCCGAAATGCCTTGTCTCCAAGCAGAGTGACAGCCCTGCCCCAAAGTTCAGCTCTGGGCTCAGAAACGGATTCTCTGGCATTAAGAAGCCCTGGCACATGTGTCCCATCTGTAACCACCACTTCCAATTCAAACACCACCTTCTGGaccacatgaatacacacactaACAGACGGCCTTACAGTTGTGGGATCTGTCGAAAGGCCTATGTCCGTCCTGGCAGCTTGAGTGCGCATATGAAACTTCACCATGGTGAGAATCGTCCCAGGAAACTAGTGTGCTGTGAGTTTTGTGCAAAAGTGTTTGGTCATGTTCGAGTCTATTTTGGCCATCTGAAGGAGGTACACAGGGTTGTGATCAGCACAGAGCCCTCCTCCAGTGAACAGCAGCCAGGAGACACATCAAGGAACAAGGACAGAGATACCTATGTGCAGAGACCGGATGGCCCACTGGAGAG GGAAACCAAGTCAAGTTTGGAAGAAGATTTCCTTCTAAACCAGGCAGGTAAAGTCAAGTTGCAAATCAGATGTGCCCGTTGTCAAATCACTGCTCAGTCTTTTGCTGAAATAAAGTTCCATTTGCTTCATGTTCACGGGGAAGAGATCCAAGGCCGGCTTCAGGAGGTAATCTTACCAGGCAGCAGAGTGGGGCTTCCCCACCAGAAGCAGCAccctgagagaaggaagcaggcaAAGCCCTGGGCCTCTGTGGAGGACTCCCTAGCATGTCCTAAAGTGAAAAGGCAACCACCCTGTCATCAGAACAGGGaggaagcacaggcaggaagtgaaggtGGCCAGTGGGGAATGAGCAGCCCACAGCACCCCACCAAGCTTCTCTGGTCCCATTCAGGCTTTAACTGCCTGCTCTGTGCCAAGAtgctggggaggaaggaagacctGCTTCTCCACTGGGTACGCCAGCACAACTGTGAGGACCCCGCCAGACTCTGGGCTATCCTGGGGGCCATCTCTAACCAGGGAGCTCCTGAATTCCTCAGTGAAGTAAGGCAGTGA